A part of Arthrobacter dokdonellae genomic DNA contains:
- a CDS encoding 2-hydroxy-3-oxopropionate reductase produces MSNVAVIGLGIMGLPMAVNLVKAGHTVAGFNRSQGAIDKLAAAGGRGATSIADAVKGADVVITMVPDSPDVEAVVSGADGVFANAAKGTLWVDASSIRPDVAKRLAEDAVAAGIRPLDAPVSGGEQGAIDGVLSIMVGGDAKDFADAQDVLNAVGKTIVHVGPAGSGQTVKAANQLIVAVNIQALSEAIVFLEAYGVDTDAALKVLGGGLAGSKVLEQKGQKMLDRNFDPGFRLALHNKDLGIVTAAAREAGVTVPLGGAVAQLVTGMVAQGDGGLDHSGLFKQALASSGRK; encoded by the coding sequence ATGAGCAACGTTGCAGTTATCGGTCTCGGCATCATGGGCCTGCCCATGGCGGTCAACCTCGTCAAGGCCGGCCACACGGTCGCCGGCTTCAACCGCAGCCAGGGCGCCATTGACAAGCTCGCCGCCGCCGGCGGCCGCGGCGCAACCAGCATTGCCGACGCCGTCAAGGGCGCCGACGTCGTCATCACCATGGTCCCGGACTCCCCCGACGTCGAGGCCGTCGTTTCCGGCGCAGACGGCGTGTTCGCCAACGCCGCCAAGGGCACCCTGTGGGTCGACGCCAGCTCCATCCGCCCGGATGTTGCCAAGCGCCTCGCCGAGGACGCCGTCGCCGCGGGCATCCGCCCCCTCGACGCCCCGGTCTCCGGCGGCGAGCAGGGCGCCATCGACGGCGTCCTGTCCATCATGGTCGGCGGCGACGCCAAGGACTTCGCGGACGCACAGGACGTGCTCAACGCCGTCGGCAAGACCATTGTCCACGTCGGCCCCGCCGGCTCGGGCCAGACTGTCAAGGCCGCCAACCAGCTCATCGTGGCCGTGAACATCCAGGCCCTGTCCGAAGCCATCGTCTTCCTGGAGGCGTACGGCGTCGACACCGACGCCGCACTGAAGGTCCTCGGCGGCGGCCTGGCCGGCTCCAAGGTCCTGGAGCAGAAGGGCCAGAAGATGCTCGACCGCAACTTCGACCCCGGCTTCCGCCTGGCCCTGCACAACAAGGACCTTGGCATCGTCACGGCTGCCGCCCGCGAGGCCGGCGTCACCGTCCCGCTCGGCGGCGCGGTCGCCCAGCTCGTCACGGGCATGGTCGCCCAGGGCGACGGCGGCCTGGACCACTCGGGCCTCTTCAAGCAGGCGCTCGCCTCCTCCGGACGCAAGTAG
- a CDS encoding IclR family transcriptional regulator, producing the protein MAAKASGGVQSVERVFELLELITDAGGDVTLSELSGSTDLPLPTIHRLLRTLVSLGYIRQLPNRRYALGPRLIRLGEGANRQLGALARPQLKSLVDRLGETANMAVLESDMVIYIAQVPSPHSMRMFTEVGRRAHTHDTGVGKALLAQLDNDAVRGIISRQGMPTPTSKSLGTIDELLADLELIRARGYSIDEEEQELGVRCFAMAVPHAPTPTAISVSGPVTRVDQAFADRAVPMLEAAAAVISAEMNSN; encoded by the coding sequence ATGGCGGCAAAGGCAAGCGGTGGCGTGCAGTCAGTCGAACGGGTGTTTGAGCTGCTCGAACTCATCACGGATGCTGGCGGCGATGTGACTTTAAGTGAACTCTCCGGCTCGACGGACCTGCCGCTGCCCACCATCCACCGGCTGCTGCGGACCTTGGTGTCGCTGGGCTACATTCGCCAGCTGCCCAACCGCCGCTACGCGCTGGGCCCGCGGCTCATTCGCCTGGGCGAGGGAGCCAACAGGCAGCTGGGTGCGCTGGCCCGGCCTCAATTGAAGTCTTTGGTTGACCGCTTGGGTGAGACGGCCAACATGGCTGTGCTGGAATCGGACATGGTCATCTACATTGCCCAGGTCCCTTCGCCGCACTCGATGCGTATGTTCACCGAGGTGGGCCGTCGAGCCCACACGCACGACACTGGGGTGGGTAAGGCGCTTCTTGCCCAGCTGGATAACGACGCCGTGCGCGGCATCATTTCCAGGCAGGGCATGCCCACACCCACCAGCAAAAGCCTGGGCACCATCGATGAGCTGCTGGCTGATCTGGAACTGATCCGCGCACGCGGCTACTCCATTGACGAGGAGGAGCAGGAGCTTGGCGTGCGCTGCTTTGCCATGGCCGTCCCGCATGCCCCCACCCCGACCGCCATCTCCGTCTCCGGACCCGTCACCCGCGTCGACCAGGCCTTTGCAGACCGCGCCGTGCCCATGCTGGAGGCGGCCGCCGCGGTCATTTCGGCGGAGATGAACAGCAACTAG
- the aceB gene encoding malate synthase A, whose protein sequence is MTNASLPTASVAVTDPTPIPRAGEILTPGALAFVAELNRRFNPVRKERLAERTSKRERAAATGGLDFLPETASVRAGGWKVASAPPALADRRVEMTGPASPAKMAINALNSGAKVWLADLEDASTPLWANVVDAVLNLRDAAQGTLSYTSPEGKEYRLRTDAPLSVVVARPRGWHLEESHVLVDGEPSSGALVDFGLHFFHTAKLLLANGQGPYYYLPKMESHLEARLWNDVFMFAQDYLGIPQGTVRATVLIETIPAAFEMDEILYELREHASGLNAGRWDYLFSIIKYFRDAGAAFVLPDRGQITMTAPFMRAYTELLVKTCHHRGAFAMGGMAAVIPNRREPEVTAAAFDKVRADKTREANDGFDGSWVAHPDLVPVCREVFDSVLGENPNQLQKQRPEVRVNASELLDIASAKGTVTEEGLRLNLYVAVAYTAVWLSGSGAVAIHNLMEDAATAEISRSQVWQQIHNAVTLADTGRTVTRELVQEILAEETAKLHGEVGDNAFAKYYKPASDLIADICLSEDYTDFLTVPAYELAAGA, encoded by the coding sequence ATGACCAACGCCTCCCTCCCCACCGCCTCCGTTGCCGTCACGGATCCTACCCCGATTCCCCGCGCCGGCGAGATCCTGACGCCCGGCGCCCTGGCGTTCGTCGCGGAACTTAACCGCCGCTTCAACCCGGTCCGCAAGGAGCGGCTGGCCGAGCGCACCTCGAAGCGCGAGCGTGCCGCGGCCACCGGCGGCCTGGACTTCCTGCCCGAAACAGCCAGCGTCCGCGCCGGCGGCTGGAAGGTGGCTTCGGCCCCCCCTGCGCTGGCGGACCGGCGCGTGGAGATGACCGGACCGGCGTCGCCGGCCAAGATGGCCATCAACGCGCTCAACTCCGGCGCCAAGGTGTGGCTGGCCGACCTCGAGGACGCCAGCACCCCCCTCTGGGCAAACGTGGTGGACGCTGTCCTGAACCTGCGCGATGCCGCGCAGGGCACCCTGTCCTACACCTCCCCCGAAGGCAAGGAATACCGCCTCCGCACGGACGCCCCGCTGTCCGTGGTCGTCGCCCGCCCCCGCGGCTGGCACCTGGAGGAAAGCCACGTGCTGGTCGACGGCGAACCCAGCTCGGGCGCCCTGGTGGACTTTGGCCTGCACTTCTTCCACACGGCCAAGCTGCTTCTCGCCAACGGCCAGGGTCCGTATTACTACCTGCCGAAGATGGAAAGCCATCTCGAGGCAAGGCTCTGGAACGACGTCTTTATGTTTGCCCAGGACTACCTCGGCATCCCGCAGGGAACCGTGCGCGCCACCGTGCTCATCGAAACGATCCCCGCCGCCTTTGAAATGGACGAGATCCTCTACGAATTGCGCGAACATGCCTCGGGGCTGAACGCCGGACGCTGGGATTACCTCTTCAGCATCATCAAGTATTTCCGGGACGCCGGCGCCGCCTTTGTCCTCCCGGACCGCGGCCAGATCACCATGACCGCGCCGTTCATGCGTGCCTACACCGAACTGCTGGTGAAGACGTGCCACCATCGCGGCGCCTTCGCCATGGGTGGCATGGCTGCCGTCATCCCCAACCGGCGGGAGCCCGAGGTTACCGCCGCAGCCTTTGACAAGGTCCGAGCGGATAAGACACGTGAGGCCAATGACGGCTTTGACGGCTCTTGGGTGGCACACCCGGACCTGGTCCCCGTCTGTCGAGAAGTATTCGATTCAGTCCTCGGTGAGAACCCCAACCAGCTTCAGAAGCAACGACCGGAAGTCCGTGTCAATGCCTCCGAGTTGTTGGACATCGCCTCCGCCAAGGGCACAGTGACCGAGGAAGGGCTGCGCCTGAACCTCTACGTGGCCGTCGCCTACACCGCCGTCTGGCTCTCCGGCAGCGGCGCCGTGGCCATCCACAACCTCATGGAAGACGCCGCCACGGCTGAAATCTCCCGCTCCCAGGTGTGGCAGCAGATCCACAACGCCGTCACGCTCGCGGACACCGGCAGGACCGTCACCCGCGAGCTTGTCCAGGAAATCCTGGCCGAGGAAACGGCAAAGCTCCACGGTGAGGTGGGCGACAACGCTTTTGCCAAGTACTACAAGCCGGCCAGTGACCTGATCGCGGACATCTGCCTCTCGGAGGATTACACCGACTTCCTGACGGTACCGGCCTACGAACTGGCGGCTGGAGCATGA
- a CDS encoding DUF6986 family protein has translation MSHVTSLSPEDLARIDASLQATDQLLDRNYPGDDGSRQPVHTVYVPADRFTTTFAADWGAQGLEAINNAGGLERLGALLGQDDELAAAVAPRVAAKLSSEPIEDLRLDFEDGFGDRGDDVEDAAAVAAAKTVSAAVAAGTAPPFIGIRFKCFEAPTRARGVRTLDLFVSTLVQSGELPDGLVLTLPKVTAVDQVKAMDFAVGRLEKIHGLPAGRLRFEVQVETPQLILGPDGTSPVAQLPHVVPGRISALHYGTYDYSASLEISAEYQSMEHPVADFAKEVMQLAVAGTGIRLSDGSTNIMPVGEGADAAWALHGRLVRRSLERGYYQGWDLNPAQLPSRFSATYAFYRQGLPAAALRLRNYVEQTPGAVMDEPATARALANFILRGLVCGAAGAEEVQAQTGLDRTQLTALAHPRLATVSH, from the coding sequence ATGAGCCACGTGACGTCGCTCTCACCGGAGGACCTCGCCCGGATAGATGCCTCCCTGCAGGCTACCGACCAGTTGCTGGACCGCAACTACCCCGGCGACGACGGCTCGCGCCAGCCTGTGCACACCGTGTACGTGCCGGCGGACAGGTTCACCACCACCTTTGCCGCCGACTGGGGGGCGCAGGGCCTTGAGGCGATCAACAACGCCGGCGGCCTCGAGCGCCTGGGCGCCCTGCTGGGCCAGGACGACGAACTGGCCGCGGCCGTGGCCCCCCGGGTCGCCGCCAAACTTTCCAGCGAGCCGATTGAGGACCTGCGCCTGGACTTCGAGGACGGCTTCGGCGACCGCGGCGACGACGTCGAGGACGCGGCCGCCGTGGCCGCGGCCAAGACCGTCAGCGCCGCAGTGGCTGCCGGGACGGCCCCGCCGTTCATCGGCATCCGCTTCAAGTGCTTTGAGGCCCCCACCCGGGCCCGCGGCGTGCGCACCCTGGACCTGTTCGTCTCGACGCTGGTCCAATCCGGGGAACTCCCTGACGGCCTCGTGCTGACCCTGCCCAAGGTGACCGCCGTGGACCAGGTCAAGGCCATGGACTTCGCGGTGGGACGTCTGGAAAAAATCCACGGACTGCCAGCTGGCCGGCTGCGCTTTGAGGTGCAGGTGGAAACACCGCAGCTCATTCTGGGACCTGACGGCACCTCCCCTGTGGCACAGCTGCCCCACGTGGTTCCCGGCCGCATCAGTGCGCTGCACTACGGCACCTATGACTACAGCGCCTCGTTGGAAATTTCCGCCGAATACCAGTCCATGGAACATCCTGTTGCCGATTTTGCCAAGGAAGTCATGCAGCTGGCCGTGGCCGGCACGGGCATCCGCCTCTCCGACGGCTCGACCAACATCATGCCGGTCGGTGAGGGTGCAGATGCTGCCTGGGCACTGCACGGCCGCCTGGTCCGCCGCTCCCTGGAGCGCGGCTACTACCAGGGCTGGGACCTGAACCCGGCCCAGCTGCCGAGCCGTTTCAGCGCCACGTACGCGTTCTACCGCCAGGGCCTGCCAGCCGCTGCCTTACGCCTGCGCAACTACGTGGAGCAGACCCCTGGGGCCGTCATGGACGAACCAGCCACGGCCCGCGCCTTGGCCAACTTCATCCTGCGCGGCCTGGTCTGCGGAGCTGCCGGTGCCGAGGAAGTACAGGCCCAGACGGGCCTTGACCGAACCCAACTGACGGCGCTGGCCCACCCGCGGCTCGCTACCGTTTCCCACTAA
- a CDS encoding NAD-dependent malic enzyme, whose protein sequence is MANPSPGNSITLRVSAPSNFTVTSELAAAVAASGAAVTALDVTESHHEKITVDITANTTDDAHADRVRDALEALEGVSVLHVSDRTFLMHLGGKLEVNSKFVIRNRDDLSRAYTPGVARVCMAIHDDPAAARNLTVKRNTIAVVTDGTAVLGLGDIGPAAALPVMEGKAALFKQFANVDAWPVCLDTKDTEEIIMIVKAMAPVYGGINLEDIAAPRCFEIERRLKEELDIPVFHDDQHGTAIVTLAALTNALKVVEKKIESVKIVVAGVGAAGNAIIQLLLAQGAKNIVACGRNGAVNRNESYTDAHRTWLANNTNPENFDGTLHEAMAGADVFIGVSGPNVLGEDQVASMAKDSIVFAMANPTPEVDPVVASRHAAVVATGRSDFPNQINNVLAFPGFFRGLLDAGVSDITDDMLVAAASAIANRVDASELNASYIIPSVFDPHVAGDVASAVAAAAGSSNERTQS, encoded by the coding sequence ATGGCGAACCCCAGCCCCGGAAACTCCATCACCCTCCGCGTCAGCGCCCCTTCCAACTTCACCGTCACCAGTGAATTGGCCGCCGCCGTGGCAGCGTCCGGGGCAGCCGTGACCGCCCTGGATGTGACGGAGTCCCACCACGAAAAAATCACCGTGGACATCACCGCCAACACCACCGATGACGCCCACGCGGACCGCGTACGTGACGCACTGGAAGCATTGGAGGGCGTCTCCGTCCTTCACGTCTCGGACCGCACCTTCCTCATGCACCTGGGCGGCAAGCTCGAGGTCAACTCCAAGTTCGTTATTCGCAACCGTGACGACCTTTCCCGCGCCTACACCCCCGGTGTCGCCCGCGTCTGCATGGCCATCCACGACGATCCTGCCGCAGCCCGGAACCTGACCGTCAAGCGCAACACCATCGCCGTGGTCACCGACGGCACCGCGGTCCTGGGCCTGGGTGACATTGGCCCGGCGGCCGCACTTCCGGTCATGGAAGGCAAGGCGGCGCTGTTCAAGCAGTTCGCCAATGTCGATGCCTGGCCTGTGTGCCTGGACACCAAGGACACCGAAGAGATCATCATGATCGTCAAGGCCATGGCCCCGGTCTACGGCGGCATCAACCTTGAAGACATCGCCGCACCGCGCTGCTTTGAAATTGAGCGCCGTCTCAAGGAAGAGCTGGACATCCCGGTTTTCCACGACGATCAGCACGGCACGGCCATTGTGACCCTGGCGGCACTGACCAACGCCTTGAAGGTCGTGGAGAAAAAGATCGAAAGCGTCAAGATTGTCGTCGCTGGTGTCGGCGCTGCCGGCAACGCCATCATCCAGCTCCTGCTGGCCCAGGGGGCGAAGAACATCGTGGCCTGTGGCCGCAATGGTGCTGTGAACCGCAACGAGTCCTACACAGACGCGCACCGCACCTGGCTGGCCAACAACACCAACCCGGAGAACTTCGACGGAACGCTGCACGAGGCCATGGCCGGGGCGGACGTCTTTATCGGAGTCAGCGGCCCGAACGTCCTTGGCGAGGACCAGGTTGCCTCGATGGCCAAGGACTCGATCGTGTTCGCCATGGCCAACCCCACCCCCGAAGTGGACCCGGTCGTCGCCTCCAGGCACGCCGCCGTCGTGGCCACGGGCCGCAGCGACTTTCCCAACCAGATCAACAATGTCCTGGCGTTCCCCGGCTTCTTCCGCGGACTGCTCGACGCGGGCGTGTCCGACATCACCGACGATATGCTGGTCGCAGCAGCCTCCGCCATTGCCAACCGCGTGGACGCCTCCGAACTGAATGCCAGCTACATCATTCCCAGCGTCTTCGACCCGCATGTGGCCGGCGACGTCGCCTCCGCAGTGGCCGCCGCGGCAGGATCATCGAACGAAAGGACGCAGTCATGA
- a CDS encoding AAA family ATPase, whose product MDEKLGMFVKDFGSLVQLAQAGMDVVPNGRQVLDALNAHMGTPAAELSVVVEQLPAHRLVDLDMLMEAIAARDPDSRLVGVGGGDHRNHMSLSEIIQQSLMYPRFPLSRPDYKNEAVGPDEQRQVVALGLWLFTYDGSPLAVLQREANPQFGSNFASLEVLSADPPSAAFFLAEVRRHLERNSVFKGQVISLALSDYGPGVGGVTFIRRPDLPGSDVVLPDGVLSRVEDHTLGIGRQAQALKAHGQHLKRGLLLYGPPGTGKTHTVRYLLGQSEGTTAVLLSGVSLARVAEAAKLARALAPSIVVLEDVDLIAEDRSFGHGPQPLLFEVLDAMDGLDSDSDVAFVLTTNRVDMLERALAQRPGRVDLAVEIPLPSEPERLALLSLYSRGMSFSEPAFQAAAARVAGTTASFAKELIRRCVLAASLDGESPNDCHLAAAVDELMAEGESLTRSLLGSSGAGAGESGENEGSADGHVEFAAPHPGMQGATVRYSASYRPMTGQ is encoded by the coding sequence ATGGATGAAAAATTGGGGATGTTCGTTAAGGACTTTGGTTCGCTGGTGCAGTTGGCGCAGGCCGGAATGGACGTGGTGCCCAACGGCAGGCAGGTCCTTGACGCCCTCAACGCACACATGGGAACGCCGGCCGCCGAGCTTTCCGTGGTGGTGGAGCAACTACCGGCGCACCGCCTGGTGGACCTGGACATGCTGATGGAGGCCATCGCGGCACGCGACCCGGACAGCCGCCTGGTGGGCGTCGGCGGCGGCGACCATCGCAACCACATGTCACTGAGTGAGATCATTCAGCAGTCGTTGATGTACCCGCGCTTCCCGCTCTCCCGGCCCGACTACAAAAACGAGGCCGTGGGCCCCGACGAGCAGCGCCAGGTGGTGGCACTGGGCCTGTGGCTTTTCACCTACGACGGATCGCCGCTGGCTGTGCTGCAGCGCGAGGCGAACCCGCAATTCGGCAGCAACTTTGCCTCGCTGGAAGTCCTGTCGGCGGATCCGCCGTCGGCCGCCTTCTTCCTGGCCGAGGTGCGCCGCCATCTGGAAAGAAACAGCGTGTTCAAGGGCCAGGTGATCTCCCTGGCCCTGAGCGACTACGGCCCCGGCGTGGGCGGGGTGACGTTCATCCGGCGCCCCGATTTGCCCGGCAGCGACGTCGTCCTACCCGACGGCGTGCTCAGCCGGGTGGAGGACCACACCCTGGGGATCGGCCGGCAGGCGCAGGCCCTGAAGGCCCACGGCCAGCACCTCAAGCGCGGCCTGCTGCTGTACGGTCCGCCCGGAACCGGCAAGACGCACACCGTCCGCTACCTCTTGGGCCAAAGCGAAGGCACGACGGCGGTGCTCCTCTCCGGCGTCTCGCTCGCCCGCGTCGCGGAGGCTGCGAAGCTGGCCCGCGCCCTGGCGCCGTCAATCGTGGTGTTGGAGGATGTCGACCTGATCGCGGAGGACCGCAGCTTTGGCCACGGCCCGCAGCCGCTGCTGTTTGAGGTCCTGGACGCCATGGACGGGCTGGACAGCGATTCCGACGTAGCGTTCGTGCTCACCACCAACCGCGTGGACATGCTCGAACGTGCATTGGCCCAGCGGCCCGGCCGCGTTGACCTGGCCGTGGAGATCCCGCTGCCTTCGGAGCCGGAACGCCTGGCGTTGCTGAGCCTTTATTCGCGCGGAATGTCCTTCTCGGAGCCGGCGTTCCAGGCCGCCGCGGCACGGGTCGCAGGCACCACGGCCTCCTTTGCCAAGGAACTCATCCGGCGCTGCGTGCTTGCCGCCTCACTGGATGGGGAAAGCCCCAACGATTGCCACCTGGCCGCGGCCGTTGACGAGCTCATGGCCGAGGGCGAATCCCTCACCCGGAGCCTGCTTGGCAGTAGTGGTGCCGGAGCAGGCGAGAGCGGTGAAAATGAGGGCAGCGCCGACGGGCACGTGGAATTCGCCGCACCGCACCCAGGCATGCAGGGCGCGACGGTCCGCTACAGTGCCTCATATCGACCCATGACCGGCCAATAA
- the gcl gene encoding glyoxylate carboligase, producing the protein MAKMRSVDAAVLILEKEGATEIFGLPGAAINPFYSAMKDHGGLRHTLARHVEGASHAADGYSRAADGNIGVCTGTSGPAGTDMITGLYAAWADSVPILCITGQAPVAKLHKEDFQAVDIETIAKPVTKLAMTVKEPGQVPGAFQKAFYLMRSGRPGPVLLDLPIDVQMAEIEFDIDAYEPLVPNKPAATRKQAEKALDILLAGKKPLIVAGGGIINAGASAQLVELAELLNIPVIPTLMGWGAIPDNHPLMAGMVGLQTSHRYGNATFLESDTVIGIGNRWANRHTGGLDTYRGDRKFIHVDIEPTQIGRVFAPDLGIVSDAGAALDVLLEAARERKAAGSVTDYGTWANDCQARKGALQRKTHFDNVPMKPQRVYEEMNAAFGEDTTYVSTIGLSQIAGAQMLHVFGPRRWINAGQAGPLGWTGPAALGVVRGKPGQTVVALSGDYDFQFMIEELAVGAQFNLPYIHVVVNNSYLGLIRQSQRGFKMDYHVSLAFENINSPETNGYGVDHLKVAEGLGCKAIRVERPEDMQAAFAEAKRLMDEHQVPVVVEAILEKVTNISMGTELDNVNEIEDIAEYATDAPTAILALQD; encoded by the coding sequence ATGGCAAAGATGCGCAGCGTAGACGCAGCCGTTTTGATCTTGGAAAAGGAAGGCGCCACCGAGATCTTCGGTCTCCCCGGTGCCGCCATCAACCCGTTCTACTCGGCCATGAAGGACCACGGCGGCCTCCGCCACACCCTGGCCCGCCACGTTGAGGGCGCCTCGCACGCCGCCGACGGCTACTCCCGCGCCGCCGACGGCAACATCGGCGTCTGCACCGGCACCTCCGGCCCCGCCGGCACCGACATGATCACCGGCCTGTACGCCGCGTGGGCCGACTCCGTGCCGATCCTGTGCATCACCGGCCAGGCCCCCGTGGCCAAGCTGCACAAGGAAGACTTCCAGGCGGTGGACATCGAGACCATCGCCAAGCCCGTCACCAAGCTTGCCATGACCGTCAAGGAGCCCGGCCAGGTTCCCGGCGCGTTCCAGAAGGCCTTCTACCTGATGCGCTCAGGCCGTCCCGGCCCCGTCCTGCTGGACCTGCCCATCGACGTGCAGATGGCCGAGATCGAGTTCGACATCGACGCCTACGAGCCGCTGGTCCCGAATAAGCCGGCCGCCACGCGCAAGCAGGCGGAGAAGGCCCTGGACATCCTCCTGGCAGGCAAGAAGCCGCTGATCGTCGCCGGCGGCGGCATCATCAACGCCGGCGCCTCCGCGCAGCTGGTGGAACTGGCCGAACTGCTGAACATCCCCGTCATCCCGACCCTCATGGGCTGGGGCGCCATCCCGGACAACCACCCGCTGATGGCCGGCATGGTGGGCCTGCAGACCTCGCACCGCTACGGCAACGCCACGTTCCTGGAGTCGGACACCGTCATCGGCATCGGCAACCGCTGGGCCAACCGCCACACCGGCGGCCTGGACACCTACCGCGGAGACCGCAAGTTCATCCACGTGGACATCGAGCCCACCCAGATCGGCCGCGTGTTCGCGCCGGACCTGGGCATCGTCTCGGACGCCGGCGCGGCCCTGGACGTGCTGCTGGAAGCGGCCCGCGAGCGCAAGGCCGCCGGCTCCGTGACGGACTACGGCACCTGGGCCAACGACTGCCAGGCCCGCAAGGGCGCCCTGCAGCGCAAGACCCACTTCGACAATGTGCCCATGAAGCCCCAGCGCGTGTACGAAGAGATGAACGCCGCGTTTGGCGAGGACACCACCTACGTCTCCACCATCGGCCTCTCGCAGATTGCCGGAGCGCAGATGCTGCACGTCTTCGGCCCCCGCCGCTGGATCAATGCCGGCCAGGCCGGCCCCCTGGGCTGGACCGGACCGGCCGCCCTGGGCGTTGTCCGCGGCAAGCCCGGCCAGACCGTCGTCGCCCTCTCCGGCGACTACGACTTCCAGTTCATGATCGAGGAACTGGCCGTGGGCGCACAGTTCAACCTGCCGTACATCCACGTGGTCGTGAACAACTCCTATCTGGGCCTGATCCGCCAGTCGCAGCGCGGCTTCAAGATGGACTACCACGTGTCCCTGGCCTTCGAGAACATCAACTCCCCGGAGACCAACGGCTACGGCGTGGACCACCTCAAGGTCGCCGAGGGGCTGGGCTGCAAGGCCATCCGTGTGGAGCGTCCCGAGGACATGCAGGCAGCGTTCGCCGAGGCCAAGCGCCTGATGGACGAACACCAGGTTCCCGTGGTGGTCGAGGCCATCCTGGAAAAGGTCACCAACATCTCCATGGGCACCGAACTGGACAACGTCAACGAGATCGAGGACATTGCCGAGTACGCCACGGACGCCCCCACCGCCATCCTGGCTTTGCAGGACTAG
- a CDS encoding bifunctional allantoicase/(S)-ureidoglycine aminohydrolase: MAKYHSPVGGLPPQTHLTTERAIVTEAYTVIPKGVMTDIVTSTLPGFSNSRAWILARPISGFATTFSQLIVEIGPGGGAPRAEFEAGVEGVIFVTRGKVNLTLEGELHELEEGGYAYLAAGDIWGLENVSDDVVSFQWIRKAYERLDGYEAKSFVTSDAEVEPTAMPDTNGAWKTTRFTDSSDLAHDMQVNIVTFQPGGVIPFPETHVMEHGLYVLEGKAMYLLNNDWVEVEAGDFMWLRAFCPQACYAGGPGEFRYLLYKDMNRQIKLT; this comes from the coding sequence ATGGCCAAGTACCATTCCCCCGTGGGCGGCCTGCCGCCGCAGACACACCTCACCACCGAACGTGCCATCGTGACGGAGGCCTATACGGTCATCCCGAAGGGTGTCATGACGGACATTGTCACGAGCACCCTGCCGGGGTTCTCGAACTCCCGTGCCTGGATCCTGGCCCGGCCGATCTCCGGTTTCGCCACCACGTTCTCACAGCTGATCGTGGAGATCGGCCCGGGCGGCGGCGCACCGCGCGCCGAGTTCGAGGCCGGCGTCGAAGGCGTCATCTTCGTCACCCGCGGCAAGGTCAACCTGACCCTGGAGGGCGAACTGCACGAGCTCGAGGAGGGCGGTTACGCCTACCTGGCCGCCGGCGACATCTGGGGCCTGGAAAACGTCTCCGACGACGTCGTGTCCTTCCAATGGATCCGAAAGGCCTACGAGCGGCTCGACGGTTATGAGGCCAAGTCCTTCGTCACCAGTGACGCGGAGGTGGAGCCCACGGCCATGCCCGACACCAACGGTGCCTGGAAGACCACCCGCTTCACCGATTCCTCCGACCTGGCACACGACATGCAGGTGAACATCGTGACGTTCCAGCCCGGCGGGGTCATCCCCTTCCCCGAAACCCACGTCATGGAGCACGGCCTCTACGTGTTGGAGGGCAAGGCCATGTACCTGCTCAACAACGACTGGGTCGAGGTGGAGGCCGGCGACTTCATGTGGCTGCGCGCGTTCTGCCCGCAGGCCTGCTACGCCGGCGGTCCGGGCGAGTTCCGCTACCTGCTCTACAAGGACATGAACCGACAGATCAAGCTGACGTAG
- a CDS encoding hydroxypyruvate isomerase family protein: protein MTYTVNCSILLTELPLLERPAAAKAAGFDAVEFWWPFDTSVPTDADLTAFERAITDAGVQLTGLNFNAGNMPAGDRGLVSWKGRCSEFKDNIDVVVGIGERLGTKAFNALYGNRQDEFTPAEQDELAVQNLVAAAQGVAKIGGTVLLEPVSGTPAYPLKTAADALAVIAKTSEAGVGNVKLLADFYHLAVNGDDVAAVIENHAKDFGHIQIADNPGRGAPGTGNLPLGEWITRSRELGYDGYIGLEYKAAADDAFAWAIRQPAL from the coding sequence ATGACGTACACAGTGAACTGCTCCATCCTCCTCACGGAGCTGCCCCTGCTGGAGCGCCCCGCAGCAGCCAAGGCCGCAGGTTTTGACGCCGTCGAGTTCTGGTGGCCCTTTGACACCTCTGTCCCGACGGACGCCGACCTGACCGCCTTTGAGCGCGCCATCACCGACGCGGGCGTCCAGCTGACCGGCCTGAACTTCAACGCCGGCAACATGCCTGCCGGCGACCGCGGCCTGGTCTCCTGGAAGGGCCGCTGCTCCGAATTCAAGGACAACATCGACGTCGTCGTCGGCATCGGCGAGCGCCTCGGCACGAAGGCCTTCAACGCCCTCTACGGCAACCGCCAGGACGAGTTCACCCCGGCCGAGCAGGATGAGCTGGCCGTGCAGAACCTCGTCGCCGCCGCCCAGGGCGTCGCAAAGATCGGCGGCACCGTGCTCTTGGAGCCCGTCTCCGGCACCCCGGCCTACCCGCTGAAGACCGCCGCCGACGCGCTGGCCGTCATCGCCAAGACCAGCGAGGCCGGCGTCGGAAACGTCAAGCTGCTCGCCGATTTCTACCACCTGGCCGTCAACGGCGACGACGTTGCCGCCGTGATCGAGAACCACGCCAAGGACTTCGGCCACATCCAGATCGCCGACAACCCCGGCCGCGGCGCCCCCGGCACCGGCAACCTGCCCCTGGGCGAGTGGATCACCCGCAGCCGCGAGCTCGGCTACGACGGCTACATCGGCCTGGAATACAAGGCAGCGGCGGACGACGCGTTCGCCTGGGCCATCCGCCAGCCTGCCCTCTAG